The DNA sequence CACTTCGCTCTATGAAGTCGAGAAATCATTAGAATGCTAATTGCTCACATGATGGGAATTACCACATCGACGATCTATCGAAGGGCAGAGTGGTGTTTAAGTATAGCCAATGAAAAACGTCAACGTTACGCGACGCTTTCTGGGTATTCAATTTTCTTTTGTTCTCGAAGAGCTTGTAATTCAGAATAGACAAAACTAGAGTATGTTCTTTTGTCCAGTAAAAAGCTATTTAAAGACGCAAGTATAAAATGCACTTCACAAAGTAATAGAACCTAGCTGGAGGCCAACTTCATGAGAAGAAAAACCATTCTTGGACTCTTATTGATTATAGCTCTTCTAACTTCTACACTTGGATGCATCTCGACCTCCCAACAGACATCCACAGAGACAAAAACCTCACCAATACCGGAAAACACAGGTTCCTTTGGCATTCAGGTTTACAGAGACTGGTACCATAACTCGACGAAATACTTCGAGATCTACTATCCAAAAGAGGTTCGTGACGACCCGATACTCCAGTCAAAGCTCAACATACTCCTCCTTGGTGCGGACAGTGTCTATGAAAGCTACTCTAAGCTCTTTGGGACCAGACCCCAAAAAGCGAAAATATACCTTTACCCATCGGAGAAAGCTCTAGAAAACATCACCGGGAGGAAAGTCCTCTGGTTCGTGAACTACAAAAAGAAGGAAATCCACGTCGCCCTGATTAACGAAACGGGTGTATACTCTATCCTCGACGTCGACTCGGCGCTCCTTGAATATGCCGCCGGAAAGAAGCTCCCAGACATCATCGCCGTTGGGTTTGGGGCACTGGATGCTGGGAGAACACCAGTGGGTCCTCATGAAAAGATGGAGAAATACGTGGGCTTGAATAAGTTGAAGTCCCTGAACCTTCGGGGCGGATACAACGCAGTGCTGTTCGCTGAGGCCAACGACCTGATGGAGTACATCGCCGACGAGTACGGCCCGCTGGCCCTCGTTAAGGTTCTGAAAACGGGCGGGATCCCGGAAATCAACTGGAGTGACTTCATGAAATTTGCCACTGCCCTTGAGGGGACTGCTGGGATTGGAGTGACAACAATTGACATGAACATCAGCTTAGAGAGGAGAAAGTTCGATGCAGTTGTGGACTACGATAACATTACATCACAGTCCTACGTCTACTTCTGGAGAATGCCGAGGCTCAAAGTTGAGGACATCAACGTTGACAACAGGAGCGTTGGATTCGTCCAGGGTTTCACGCTGGTCATTCCCCTGAGAGACTTCAAAAACGGGAGCGTGGGGATAAAATACATCGGCGACTACTCAACAATGAAGAAAATCGCGCCCCAAAGGGGCTACATTGAGGGGCAGATTACAGAGGACATGGCGTTTCTAAAGATGGAATTCCTGAGACCTATGCTGAACTCCCTTGAACTCTTTCACGTTATCACAGTCAGGGTCAAAACAGACAAGGGAACCGTAATAGGCCCGGGGGGAAGAGATCGCCCCGGGAGTATGGAGAATCACGTTTCCGCACGGCTTTAACGGGGTAATCCCGGTTTTCGTCGGGAACTTTAAGAGAATTGAGCTGATGGACGGTCGTCTGACGGTTTACTACATGGGAATTGATGACGAAACCGCGAAGAGATACGCAAACCTCACCGAGAAAATTTTAGGCTTTGGGATGAGGCATTTTGGAAAGCCTGGGTACGGAAGAGTCAAGGTCGTTTATCCTAGAGGAATAAACATATCGAACGAGATGTTTGACGTCTTGGCGTACTCTTACAATCCCGTACGCTACAAATACGGCTATTCCTACGAGGTGGCGCACTGGTGGGTTCCCGGGACTGTTGTATTCGTTTCAAACGAAAGCCAGGTCTGGTTCAATTTTGCCTTTCCGGCGTACTTCTCCTTGAAATATGCCGAGAACGTTTCGGAGGAAGATTACATCGCGTTAAGGAACTACTACATTTCCGTGTACGACAGGGAGACGGACTACGGAAAGAGAGACCTTCCCATAACCGGGGTCTGGAAAATATGGGGCATGGACATCAACCGCTATTATGCCATTGCATCGTACAAAGGAGCACTGGTTCTCGAGAAACTTGAGAAGTTTACAGGAAGAGAAGCGTTCTACAAATCCCTCAGGGAGTTTTTCGAGGAGTACAGGTTCAGGGAAGGGGATCTCAATGGATTTGTGGCAATCCTGGAAAGGAACTCCGGAAAGCCCGTCAGGGAGCTCTTCCAGAATTTGACAACGAGCACCGGTTTGCCGTAGGCATTCTTTCCTATTTTTGCTCCCTTGATGAAAACTTTTTGGACTTTGAGCGGACACTTGGGATTTTGGAACACGATGTAATAACCACAAAAATGTTTAAGTGGTCAAAATTTATAAAGTCTTTTTTCCGGGCTAATGTAAAAGGTGGTGCCCATGTGGGAGGACTTCATAAGGGAGAAAGTCGAGGAGATTAGGAATACGGTTGGTGACGGGAAGGCTATCATAGCGCTCAGCGGTGGTGTTGACAGCTCAACAGCTGCGGTTCTAGCTCACAGGGCGATAGGTGATAGACTTCACGCAGTCTTTGTTAACACAGGCTTCATGCGGAAGGGTGAGCCAGAGTTCGTCGTTAAGACCTTCCGCGACGAGTTGGGTCTCAACATCCACTACATCGATGCCAGCGAGCGCTTTTTTGAGGCGTTGAAAGGTGTTACCGACCCGGAGGAGAAGAGGAAGATAATCGGCAGGGTCTTCATCGAGGTGTTCGAGGAGGTTGCGAAGGAGATAAACGCCGACTTTCTAATTCAGGGAACCATCGCTCCCGACTGGATTGAGAGCAAGGGGAAAATCAAAAGTCACCACAACGTCGGCGGTCTTCCAGAGAGGCTCAACCTCAAGCTCATAGAGCCGCTGAGGGACCTCTACAAGGACGAGGTTCGCGAGCTGGCCAGGGAACTCGGCCTGCCGGAGAAGATATACAATAGAATGCCCTTCCCCGGGCCGGGGTTAGCAGTTAGGGTCCTCGGCGAGGTGACACCGGAGAAGATTGCAATAGTCAGAGAGGCCAACGCAATAGTCGAGGAGGAAATCGAGAAGGCCGGGCTAAAGCCCTGGCAGGCATTCGCGGTTCTTCTCGGCGTTAAAACCGTTGGAGTGCAGGGCGACATAAGGGCCTACAAGGAAACAGTAGCCGTTCGCGTTGTTGAGAGCCTCGACGGAATGACCGCCAACGCGATGGATGTTCCCTTTGAGGTGCTCCAGAGGATAGCATTCAGGATTACGAGCGAGATTCCCGAGGTCGGAAGGGTGCTCTACGATGTAACCAACAAACCTCCTGCGACGATAGAGTTCGAGTGAGGTGATTGCATGATAGTTATAATGGACAACGGAGGCCAATACGTCCATAGGATTTGGAGGACCCTTAGATACCTCGGCGTTGAGGCGAAGATAATACCAAACACCACCCCTCTGGAGGAAATCAAGGCGCTGAATCCAAAGGGCATAATCTTCTCGGGCGGGCCGGATATAAACAAAACGGGCAACTGCGAGGCGATTCTTGAGCACTACGACGAGTTCAACGTTCCAATCCTGGGAATTTGCCTCGGGCATCAGCTCATAGCGAGGTACTTTGGAGGGAAGGTTGGAAGGGGTGATAAAGCGGAATACAGCCTCGTCGAAATTGAAATAATCGAGGAAAACGACCTCTTCAAGGGCTTTCCAAAGAAATTGAAGGTCTGGGAGAGCCACATGGATGAGGTTAAGGAACTCCCACCGGGCTTCAAGCTTTTGGCCAGGAGCGAGACCTGTCCCGTTGAGGCCATGAAGCACGAGAGCCTTCCAATCTATGGCGTCCAGTTCCACCCCGAGGTTTCCCACACCGAGCGAGGAGCAGATGTCTACAGGAACTTTGCGGAGCTCTGCGGGGAGCTTTAAGGCTCAGCTAGTCGGTCCTTTCTTCACCTTTCCGCAACGGATTTATTCATCATCGCCCTTGATTACCTCAAGGGAGTAAGTCAACTCGGCACCGCTTAGCTTAACCTGAGCAGACGCGGAGCAGTATTTGTTCTGGCTGAGCTCTATAGCGCGCTTTGCCTTATCCTCTTTAACGTTTCCGTAAATCCTGTAATGGATGTGAACCCTTGTGTAAACCTTTGGGTATTCCTCCCTCCTCTCTCCGGAAATCTCGACTTCCAAACCCTCAATCGGCTCGCGCATCTTCTTGAGAATCATGACCACGTCGTAGGCAGTACATCCAGCGACGCTGAGAAGGAGGAGCTTCATCGGGCTGATTCCCCCATCGCCGAGGATTATAGAACATCCGCCGTCCTCCAGGGAACCGACGAACTGCATGTTTTCAACCCACTTAACGCGCCCCGTAACGGTCATGCCATCACCGTAGTTCATACCGTTTGGGTTTTAAAATCCCTTTTCATAATCCCAAGCATGTACATCCGTCCCTTCGACCCCTGGAAGTCAAAGCTCTGCACGTGTCCTTTCAAGTACACGCTAAACGTTTACACCGGTTGCGACCACGCATGCGTCTACTGTTACATAACGAGCTATATCCCAAACGCATTCCGGGTGAGAACGAAGGAAAACCTTCTTCCAAAGCTCGAGCGAGAGCTGAGGAAGTTTGATCGGAGATACATAATAGCCCTCTCCTACTCCTCCGACCCGTATCCGACAATCGAGCGGGAGCTTGGAATAACGAGAAAAGTGCTCGAACTTTTCAAACGTTACGACGTGAGATGTCTCCTCCTGACGAAATCGGACATATTTGAAAGGGACCTCGACCTTCTAAGCGAACTCCGCTGTGCCGTTGGAATAACCGTCACAACCGTCAACG is a window from the Thermococcus sp. genome containing:
- a CDS encoding M1 family aminopeptidase, with the translated sequence MDGRLTVYYMGIDDETAKRYANLTEKILGFGMRHFGKPGYGRVKVVYPRGINISNEMFDVLAYSYNPVRYKYGYSYEVAHWWVPGTVVFVSNESQVWFNFAFPAYFSLKYAENVSEEDYIALRNYYISVYDRETDYGKRDLPITGVWKIWGMDINRYYAIASYKGALVLEKLEKFTGREAFYKSLREFFEEYRFREGDLNGFVAILERNSGKPVRELFQNLTTSTGLP
- the guaA gene encoding glutamine-hydrolyzing GMP synthase — its product is MWEDFIREKVEEIRNTVGDGKAIIALSGGVDSSTAAVLAHRAIGDRLHAVFVNTGFMRKGEPEFVVKTFRDELGLNIHYIDASERFFEALKGVTDPEEKRKIIGRVFIEVFEEVAKEINADFLIQGTIAPDWIESKGKIKSHHNVGGLPERLNLKLIEPLRDLYKDEVRELARELGLPEKIYNRMPFPGPGLAVRVLGEVTPEKIAIVREANAIVEEEIEKAGLKPWQAFAVLLGVKTVGVQGDIRAYKETVAVRVVESLDGMTANAMDVPFEVLQRIAFRITSEIPEVGRVLYDVTNKPPATIEFE
- a CDS encoding GMP synthase subunit A, with the protein product MIVIMDNGGQYVHRIWRTLRYLGVEAKIIPNTTPLEEIKALNPKGIIFSGGPDINKTGNCEAILEHYDEFNVPILGICLGHQLIARYFGGKVGRGDKAEYSLVEIEIIEENDLFKGFPKKLKVWESHMDEVKELPPGFKLLARSETCPVEAMKHESLPIYGVQFHPEVSHTERGADVYRNFAELCGEL
- a CDS encoding OsmC family protein, which produces MTVTGRVKWVENMQFVGSLEDGGCSIILGDGGISPMKLLLLSVAGCTAYDVVMILKKMREPIEGLEVEISGERREEYPKVYTRVHIHYRIYGNVKEDKAKRAIELSQNKYCSASAQVKLSGAELTYSLEVIKGDDE